The following coding sequences are from one Carassius gibelio isolate Cgi1373 ecotype wild population from Czech Republic chromosome B7, carGib1.2-hapl.c, whole genome shotgun sequence window:
- the mtmr10 gene encoding myotubularin-related protein 10, producing MFSGKQTKPTFKSYLPPLQTDLKKSPQLPIKKLEAKLLPGEIVVNEANFVRKCIGAESCQDDLWGKLVCTNFKVSFIAHNSLAQQRFQCTHRLLGEHDIPLACVEQVVTVNDVKGKQKILGSNQKLKFNPTELILYCKDFRIIRFRFDEAGPESAKKVCLAIAHYSHPADPQLLFGFEYVGKRYHGSTGERVNGVDPGGGLQTPLFDCSSDWDREIKRTGASEWRVCTVNQGYFISPSLPEFFVVPVSLADQDLKQYACCFYSQRIPLWCWNHSSGSALVRMSNISDPQQQRKVEQRISSAITKSHPLRSDVFKSDLDKNLPNIQDIQTALLKLRQICVIDSFEESEEKWLSSLESSRWMEYVRTFLRHAVEVVYMLESRHVSVILLEKEDRDLSCVISCLVQLMCDPHCRSLHGFQGLIQKEWVMAGHRFLDRCNHLKKNDKEESPVFLLFLDCVWQLWNQYPAAFEFTEVYLTVLGDSLWVPVFSTFLFNCPRQRAEHSRDFASSKSIHLGQDQALCFPPVWDWSQQFSLKDQTLFNNPLYVGKIATCVQNGTVKTFTHRRSKKNYSSTLRGLPSALRNGSLGPNDTLSRRNSLVLRLRSDLSQVREQQETPSERFVRDFFSRPVDLQGLLLPQLLPSHLSVWKLYFLRWVPEAQIPQGGPITAFHKLSVLTDEIEMLQNQLRQYQGAAGTPNNLHTEHSKMYFKATSTPHQPPAPPEYLSSSFPFSPVGNLCRPGVLGTPLSKLLNGAKIWLSTETLANETI from the exons ATGTTCTCCGGTAAACAAACGAAGCCGACTTTTAAGTCTTATcttcctccacttcag ACTGATTTGAAGAAAAGTCCTCAACTGCCCATCAAGAAACTAGAAGCGAAACTTTTACCAG GTGAAATAGTTGTGAACGAGGCGAACTTTGTAAGGAAGTGCATTGGAGCAGAAAGCTGTCAGGATGACCTCTGGGGCAAACTCGTGTGTACTAACTTCAAAGTTTCCTTCATTGCCCATAATTCCCTGGCACAACAG AGATTCCAGTGCACCCACCGCCTTTTGGGTGAGCACGATATCCCGCTGGCCTGTGTGGAGCAGGTAGTAACAG TGAATGATGTTAAGGGGAAACAGAAGATTTTAGGTTCCAATCAGAAGCTGAAATTTAACCCTACAGAGCTTATCCTCTACTGCAAAGACTTCCGCATCATCCGATTCCGCTTCGATGAAGCTGGACCCGAGAGTGCTAAAAAG GTTTGTCTGGCCATCGCTCATTACTCCCATCCTGCTGACCCACAGCTACTCTTTGGCTTTGAATACGTAGGAAAACGATATCATGGATCAACAG GTGAGCGGGTGAACGGTGTTGACCCTGGCGGGGGGCTACAGACCCCCCTGTTCGACTGCTCCTCAGACTGGGACAGAGAGATCAAGCGTACTGGTGCCTCCGAATGGAGGGTGTGTACCGTAAATCAAGGCTATTTCATCTCGCCCAG TCTCCCAGAGTTCTTTGTGGTTCCGGTATCTCTAGCCGATCAGGATCTGAAGCAATACGCCTGCTGCTTTTACTCCCAGCGCATCCCG TTGTGGTGCTGGAATCACTCCAGTGGGAGCGCTCTGGTCCGCATGTCTAACATCAGTGACCCACAGCAGCAGAGGAAGGTGGAGCAGCG GATTTCCAGTGCCATCACTAAGAGCCACCCCCTCCGCAGTGATGTCTTCAAGTCAGATTTGGACAAAAACCTCCCAAACATCCAGGATATTCAGACTGCTCTACTGAAACTGAGGCAGATTTGTGTTATAG ATTCCTTTGAGGAGTCTGAAGAGAAGTGGCTGTCATCCTTAGAGAGCTCAAGATGGATGGAGTATGTCAG gacATTTCTGCGGCATGCAGTAGAGGTAGTCTATATGCTGGAGAGCAGACATGTGTCTGTCATActtctag agaAAGAGGATCGGGACCTGAGTTGTGTGATTTCCTGTCTGGTGCAGCTGATGTGTGATCCTCACTGCAGGAGTCTGCACGGCTTCCAGGGTCTGATCCAGAAGGAATGGGTGATGGCTGGGCATCGGTTCCTCGACCGCTGCAACCATCTGAAGAAGAACGACAAAGAGGAG TCTCCTGTGTTCTTGCTGTTCCTGGACTGTGTGTGGCAGCTGTGGAATCAGTACCCAGCAGCCTTTGAGTTCACTGAGGTGTACCTGACAGTGCTGGGGGACAGTTTGTGGGTCCCCGTCTTCAGCACCTTCCTCTTTAACTGCCCCCGACAAAGAGCAGAGCACAGCAGG GATTTCGCAAGCAGTAAGAGTATTCACCTGGGGCAGGACCAGGCTCTGTGCTTTCCTCCGGTGTGGGACTGGTCTCAACAGTTCAGTCTTAAAGACCAGACTCTCTTTAATAATCCCCTGTACGTGGGCAAGATCGCCACCTGTGTGCAGAACGGCACAGTGaagacattcacacacagacgCAGCAAG AAAAACTACAGCTCCACATTGCGGGGTCTGCCCTCTGCTTTGCGAAACGGCTCGCTCGGACCGAACGACACCCTGTCACGCCGGAACTCCCTCGTGTTGCGTCTCCGTTCTGATTTGTCTCAGGTGCGGGAGCAGCAGGAGACGCCATCGGAACGCTTCGTTCGGGACTTCTTCTCTCGTCCTGTCGACCTACAGGGCCTGCTGCTCCCCCAGCTCCTCCCATCTCACCTCTCTGTTTGGAAGCTCTACTTCCTGCGCTGGGTTCCCGAGGCACAGATTCCTCAGGGCGGCCCCATCACCGCCTTCCACAAGCTCTCGGTGCTCACAGACGAGATTGAAATGCTCCAGAACCAGCTGAGGCAGTACCAAGGAGCAGCAGGTACTCCTAACAACCTGCACACGGAGCACAGCAAAATGTACTTCAAGGCGACTTCGACCCCTCACCAGCCCCCTGCTCCTCCAGAGTACCTCAGCTCTTCATTCCCTTTCTCTCCTGTGGGCAACCTGTGTCGCCCCGGCGTCCTGGGGACTCCTCTCAGCAAGCTCCTCAACGGAGCCAAGATCTGGCTCTCTACGGAGACATTGGCTAATGAGACGATTTGA